Proteins co-encoded in one Anaerobranca gottschalkii DSM 13577 genomic window:
- a CDS encoding MotE family protein: MISIPRIKAIFYIVLVPLLIGSVIFTLLAGSLGIIKVPFLKFTDHNEQIEELNKQISNYEDTITSLRKIIENQKEEITKIKQEYLKKEQELLSRERELKEFELQLKEREENLKSEEERLENLAKNLTTMRAKDAAAILTHMPDEEIIKIFNFMTSQKVSEILSALDSQRAAALILKMM, encoded by the coding sequence ATGATTAGTATTCCAAGAATAAAAGCGATCTTTTATATTGTATTAGTTCCCCTTTTGATAGGATCTGTAATTTTTACTTTATTAGCAGGTAGTCTAGGGATTATTAAAGTTCCTTTTTTAAAATTTACAGATCATAATGAGCAGATAGAAGAGTTAAATAAGCAAATTTCAAACTATGAAGATACTATCACTTCTCTACGAAAAATTATAGAAAATCAAAAAGAAGAAATTACTAAGATTAAACAAGAATACTTGAAAAAAGAACAGGAATTATTAAGTAGAGAAAGGGAATTAAAAGAATTTGAATTACAATTAAAAGAAAGGGAAGAAAATTTAAAGTCTGAAGAAGAGAGGTTAGAAAATTTAGCAAAAAACTTGACAACCATGCGGGCGAAGGATGCAGCAGCTATTTTAACCCATATGCCAGATGAGGAAATAATTAAGATTTTTAATTTCATGACTTCTCAAAAAGTATCAGAAATACTATCTGCTTTAGATAGTCAACGGGCTGCAGCCTTAATCCTTAAAATGATGTAA
- the fliJ gene encoding flagellar export protein FliJ yields the protein MQKFHFKLQKLLDYKKILLNEQVAKISTLTKEISDCQKKIDDINGRIITLSKVTCEKNKIVTGHFLFIHKRYINDLKALMNNLVRQKALLENNLQQAKDKAISLEKEYKTINTLKEKKFEEYKKELLYQEQTILDDLVISRKFLGGA from the coding sequence ATGCAAAAGTTCCATTTTAAGCTCCAAAAACTTTTAGACTATAAAAAAATCTTACTTAATGAACAAGTAGCTAAAATTAGTACTTTAACTAAAGAAATAAGTGATTGCCAAAAAAAAATCGATGATATAAATGGAAGAATAATAACTCTATCAAAAGTCACTTGTGAAAAAAACAAGATAGTTACAGGACACTTCTTATTTATTCATAAAAGGTATATTAATGATTTAAAAGCTTTGATGAATAACTTAGTTAGACAGAAAGCATTATTAGAAAATAATTTGCAACAGGCAAAGGATAAAGCAATTTCTTTGGAAAAGGAATATAAAACTATTAATACATTAAAGGAAAAGAAGTTTGAGGAATATAAGAAAGAATTATTATACCAGGAGCAAACAATCCTTGATGATTTAGTGATAAGCAGGAAGTTTTTAGGAGGGGCTTAG
- the fliI gene encoding flagellar protein export ATPase FliI yields MPSNLLHIDKIKKRIDNLSLLRPVGVIEEIVGLVIKCRGPWGNIGDTCIIRNSKGNVIYGEIVGFQHNTTLIMPLSEIFDIGPGCKVECLGHGMKVLVGESLLGRVLNGLGHPIDDLPYPDDLTLFNVMNSPPNPLTRPRITDILPVGIKAIDGLLTVGKGQRMGIFAGSGVGKSTLMGMIARNTQAEVNVIALIGERGREVKDFIERDLGEEGLKRSVLIVATSDQPPLVRLKAAFVAMAIAEYFRDNNKDVMLLMDSVTRLAMAQREIGLSLGEPPTSRGYTPSVFALLPKLFERCGTSHKGTITGFFTVLVDGDDFNEPITDAVRGILDGHIFLSRKIAAQNHYPAIDVLNSISRLMAEIVTPQHLNFAGNLRKLLANYYNAEDLINIGAYKTGSNKDIDESIKKINKIREFLQQKVEEKYSFNEIMSKLESI; encoded by the coding sequence ATGCCTAGTAATCTGTTACATATTGATAAGATAAAAAAGAGAATAGATAATTTATCCCTTTTAAGACCAGTGGGAGTTATTGAAGAAATAGTAGGTTTAGTTATAAAGTGTAGAGGACCATGGGGTAACATAGGGGATACGTGTATTATACGAAATTCCAAGGGAAATGTAATTTACGGGGAAATAGTGGGATTTCAGCATAATACGACGTTAATAATGCCTTTAAGTGAAATATTCGACATAGGACCAGGTTGTAAGGTTGAATGTTTAGGTCATGGAATGAAAGTCTTAGTGGGAGAAAGTTTGCTAGGCAGAGTATTAAATGGATTGGGGCATCCCATTGATGATTTGCCATACCCTGATGATTTAACTCTATTTAATGTAATGAATTCCCCTCCTAACCCATTAACACGTCCGAGAATTACAGATATTTTACCAGTTGGAATTAAAGCTATTGATGGATTATTAACGGTAGGAAAAGGGCAAAGAATGGGAATTTTTGCAGGAAGTGGTGTTGGGAAAAGTACTTTGATGGGTATGATTGCAAGGAACACTCAAGCTGAGGTCAATGTTATAGCTTTAATTGGTGAAAGGGGTAGAGAGGTAAAGGATTTTATCGAAAGGGATTTAGGAGAAGAAGGGTTGAAAAGAAGTGTTTTAATAGTAGCAACTTCTGATCAACCTCCTTTGGTGAGATTAAAAGCAGCCTTTGTTGCTATGGCTATAGCTGAGTATTTTAGAGATAACAATAAAGACGTAATGTTGCTTATGGATTCTGTTACAAGGCTAGCTATGGCACAGAGGGAAATAGGATTATCTTTAGGGGAGCCTCCTACTAGTCGGGGTTATACACCATCAGTTTTTGCCCTTTTACCTAAATTATTTGAAAGATGTGGTACAAGTCACAAAGGAACTATAACAGGTTTTTTCACCGTTTTAGTTGATGGAGATGACTTTAATGAGCCTATAACCGATGCAGTTAGGGGGATATTAGATGGTCATATCTTTCTATCCCGTAAAATAGCTGCCCAAAACCATTATCCTGCTATCGATGTTCTCAATAGTATATCCAGACTAATGGCGGAAATAGTAACACCACAACATTTAAACTTTGCTGGTAATTTAAGAAAGCTGTTAGCAAACTACTATAATGCTGAAGATTTAATCAATATTGGAGCATATAAGACAGGGAGTAACAAAGATATCGATGAATCAATTAAAAAGATCAATAAAATCAGGGAATTTTTACAACAAAAGGTTGAAGAAAAATATTCCTTTAATGAAATAATGTCAAAGCTTGAAAGTATTTAA